A genomic stretch from Sulfurimonas sediminis includes:
- a CDS encoding NifB/NifX family molybdenum-iron cluster-binding protein, whose protein sequence is MKIVLAVDEDKKTIVKRTGQSAYFAIYNDDKLEGFVANKHHDGGHHAHREHEEHDHSKMGHEAHTNSHRKDVEALKDCDIILVQAVGENMKEALESIGLKVKKIRQKHGKTADEVVKNFLSGAI, encoded by the coding sequence ATGAAAATAGTTTTAGCAGTAGATGAAGATAAAAAGACAATAGTCAAAAGAACAGGGCAAAGTGCCTATTTCGCAATATATAATGATGATAAATTAGAGGGCTTTGTAGCAAACAAACACCATGATGGAGGGCATCATGCACATAGAGAACATGAGGAACATGACCATTCGAAAATGGGGCATGAAGCGCATACAAACTCTCATAGAAAAGATGTCGAAGCCTTAAAAGACTGTGATATCATTTTAGTGCAGGCAGTTGGTGAAAATATGAAAGAAGCACTTGAATCTATAGGCTTAAAAGTAAAAAAGATACGCCAAAAACATGGTAAAACAGCTGATGAAGTTGTAAAAAACTTTTTAAGTGGTGCTATTTAA
- a CDS encoding efflux RND transporter permease subunit yields MFKKFEKLVLQGIQSAAQRKLILFGTLAAFILSILMIAPTEIVKAKMLPGKNNDTFTIYVKLPTGSSIQQTQQVTQCVSSYITNEKEVRDTEVFLGMGAPLDFAGLIKGSQFKNSENVAEIVVNITKKHEREEPSYLMVQRLRPVIQGACEKLYPNTHISFVEPPAGPPTLSAIVAEIYGDNAQGIRKLAKRVEKVFQNTQGLVDIDIMEDDIYDTFEIIVHTTKIAKSGLTVKQLNNILYLAFEGMDISVKNSDKYSDQIPLFLRLSDSSRRFSKKDLDSVKAKLASLKLMNNKGMMVPVTELVTVIPKKSNPMIMSKDLHQMTNVLAETDMVSQVYPLLDARNTIINTFTDEYKVEKTGLFDLRLTDKATGKVYKLIWDGEMKVTMDTFRDLGGAFIAALILIFLLMVIYYKSYTLSGIILLGSFLSIIGVIVGHWIMDIFTTDTFFLTATSLIGFIALIGISSRNSLLLIDFTKSLMSEKGMHKAEAIAYASATRAKPIFLTAIAIMLASTLLAKDAVFGGLGVALIFGTVAAVVASLIVVPVLLYMSDLESHFHFHEKKAVSVEDPV; encoded by the coding sequence ATGTTTAAGAAATTTGAAAAACTTGTACTACAAGGCATACAAAGTGCTGCGCAAAGAAAACTGATACTTTTTGGAACATTAGCAGCATTTATTCTTTCGATTTTGATGATAGCACCGACTGAAATCGTCAAGGCAAAAATGTTACCTGGGAAAAACAATGACACTTTTACCATCTATGTAAAACTGCCAACAGGCAGTTCGATACAACAGACACAACAGGTGACACAATGTGTCAGCAGTTATATAACAAATGAAAAAGAAGTACGTGATACAGAGGTGTTTTTAGGTATGGGTGCACCGCTGGATTTTGCCGGACTTATTAAAGGCAGTCAGTTTAAAAACTCTGAAAATGTTGCAGAAATTGTCGTAAATATTACAAAAAAACATGAGAGAGAAGAGCCTTCTTATTTGATGGTACAACGTCTGCGTCCTGTTATTCAAGGTGCCTGTGAAAAGCTTTATCCAAATACACATATCTCTTTTGTAGAGCCGCCTGCCGGTCCTCCGACGCTTTCGGCTATTGTTGCTGAAATATACGGCGATAATGCACAGGGCATAAGAAAACTGGCAAAACGTGTTGAAAAAGTTTTTCAAAATACACAGGGGCTTGTTGATATTGACATTATGGAAGATGACATATATGACACTTTTGAAATCATTGTCCATACAACAAAAATCGCAAAATCAGGGCTCACTGTCAAGCAGCTCAACAACATTTTATACCTTGCTTTTGAAGGGATGGATATATCTGTAAAAAATTCAGACAAATACAGCGATCAGATTCCTCTCTTTTTACGCCTGTCGGACTCTTCAAGAAGATTCAGTAAAAAAGATTTGGACTCTGTAAAAGCAAAACTGGCTTCACTCAAACTCATGAACAACAAAGGCATGATGGTACCTGTCACGGAACTTGTCACAGTAATTCCTAAAAAATCCAACCCGATGATTATGAGTAAGGATTTGCACCAGATGACCAATGTTTTAGCTGAAACAGATATGGTTTCTCAGGTTTATCCTCTGCTTGATGCAAGAAATACAATTATCAACACTTTTACTGATGAGTACAAAGTCGAAAAAACAGGTCTTTTTGATTTGCGCCTTACAGACAAAGCAACAGGAAAAGTCTATAAACTCATCTGGGACGGTGAGATGAAAGTTACGATGGATACATTTAGAGACTTGGGGGGTGCTTTTATAGCGGCTCTTATACTTATATTTTTACTGATGGTTATCTATTATAAAAGTTATACGCTCAGCGGTATTATTCTTTTAGGTTCTTTTCTTTCCATCATCGGTGTGATTGTCGGTCACTGGATTATGGATATTTTTACAACCGATACCTTCTTTTTAACGGCGACATCACTCATCGGTTTTATCGCGCTTATAGGAATCAGTTCACGAAATTCTCTTTTGCTCATTGACTTTACAAAATCACTGATGAGTGAAAAAGGAATGCACAAGGCTGAGGCTATCGCGTATGCAAGTGCTACACGTGCAAAACCTATCTTCTTAACAGCCATCGCCATTATGCTCGCTTCTACACTGCTTGCAAAAGATGCCGTCTTTGGCGGACTCGGTGTTGCGCTTATATTTGGTACGGTAGCGGCTGTCGTGGCTTCACTTATCGTTGTTCCTGTTTTACTTTACATGTCAGACTTAGAAAGTCATTTTCATTTCCATGAGAAAAAAGCCGTCTCCGTTGAAGATCCTGTCTAG
- a CDS encoding NnrS family protein: MQTQEEKLHATNHYLYYPNEENIPPYLAYGFRPIFLLLAPYFIISMVLWGLVWSGYLNIPFMDNVLIWHVYEMLFGVLTAGVMAFLTTGLPELFPGMVPFVGKRLKYIMLLWIAGRVSFWFIDITGVYLAALLNLAMLAWLIWFAKDVVLDKLQRHASLGYILVIIFGIEVWFFASMLGRSESDALSILKVALGAIVILILLALRRVNMEAVNELMEDKGIDDIYVSRPPLTNLAIFSVALFSIVEYLYPTNSALGWIGLATGAAILAITSDYNLKEKFILNQPYVIYLFSIFILLGLGYAMMGWSILFNDGVGVSSFRHFITAGGLGLSYLMVMITIGWIHTGRHLTSNTYTHLIVFFIIAATFMRGLIPFYEAYAMQLYLWSAVLWSVPFMLYIKVFFKFLLSPRADGIKG; the protein is encoded by the coding sequence ATGCAAACGCAAGAAGAGAAACTACACGCAACAAATCACTATCTATATTACCCGAATGAAGAGAATATTCCACCCTATTTGGCATATGGCTTCCGTCCAATATTTTTACTTTTGGCCCCTTACTTTATTATATCTATGGTGCTATGGGGACTTGTTTGGAGTGGGTATTTAAACATTCCTTTTATGGATAATGTACTTATTTGGCATGTATATGAGATGCTTTTTGGGGTACTTACTGCTGGAGTCATGGCATTTTTAACAACCGGTTTACCGGAACTCTTCCCCGGAATGGTACCTTTTGTCGGCAAACGGCTCAAATATATCATGCTTTTATGGATAGCCGGACGCGTGAGCTTTTGGTTTATAGATATCACAGGTGTCTATCTTGCTGCATTACTAAATCTTGCCATGCTTGCCTGGCTTATCTGGTTTGCAAAAGATGTTGTACTAGACAAGCTCCAAAGACATGCTTCTTTAGGATATATTTTAGTCATCATTTTTGGCATAGAGGTGTGGTTTTTCGCTTCAATGCTTGGGCGGAGTGAGAGTGATGCTTTAAGCATTTTAAAAGTGGCACTTGGAGCAATAGTCATACTGATACTTTTAGCACTGCGCCGTGTCAATATGGAAGCAGTCAATGAATTGATGGAAGACAAAGGAATAGATGACATCTATGTATCACGCCCGCCACTGACAAATTTGGCTATTTTTAGTGTAGCGCTTTTTAGTATTGTTGAATATTTATACCCGACAAACTCTGCACTTGGCTGGATAGGTCTTGCAACAGGTGCGGCGATACTCGCTATTACAAGTGATTATAATCTCAAAGAAAAGTTTATTTTAAATCAGCCTTATGTTATTTATCTTTTTAGTATTTTTATTCTACTTGGTTTGGGCTACGCCATGATGGGTTGGAGTATTTTATTTAATGATGGTGTGGGTGTCTCAAGCTTTAGACACTTTATAACAGCCGGTGGACTTGGACTCTCTTACCTGATGGTTATGATAACGATAGGGTGGATTCATACAGGAAGACACCTTACATCAAATACCTACACCCATTTGATAGTCTTTTTTATCATTGCAGCTACTTTTATGAGAGGTTTGATACCTTTTTATGAAGCCTATGCAATGCAACTCTATTTATGGTCTGCTGTTCTTTGGAGTGTTCCGTTTATGCTTTATATCAAAGTGTTTTTCAAGTTTTTACTCAGCCCAAGAGCCGATGGAATCAAAGGCTAA
- a CDS encoding efflux RND transporter periplasmic adaptor subunit has translation MKKLLLLLALGVSLFAESLTLSGSVISDNQKMITSRFMGFVTNVNTSEGEKVKKGQILYSIDSREIDSAKRQAELSLQMYQNQYTNVKLNLERYKRLLKKDMVSKYEVENMELAAKNLQDMINIAKARLQEVENQYKYLHVKAPNDGVVVAKNIKVGEMAMPGMPAIVLSDLSDLKISAEIAESNLNLIHHGKKVKVEIPSVGVKTIGTITAIIPNSNPMTHTFKIKVSFKTLNKSVYPGMYATVTID, from the coding sequence ATGAAAAAACTACTACTATTACTGGCACTTGGCGTTTCACTTTTCGCAGAGAGTTTAACACTTTCTGGAAGTGTGATTTCAGACAATCAAAAAATGATCACAAGTCGTTTTATGGGTTTTGTAACAAATGTAAACACAAGCGAAGGGGAAAAGGTAAAAAAAGGGCAGATACTTTACAGTATAGATTCACGCGAAATTGATTCGGCAAAACGTCAGGCGGAACTTTCACTGCAAATGTATCAGAACCAGTACACAAATGTCAAACTGAATCTTGAACGATACAAAAGACTGCTCAAAAAAGACATGGTTTCAAAATATGAAGTAGAAAACATGGAACTTGCGGCAAAAAATCTGCAAGATATGATTAACATTGCAAAAGCAAGACTCCAAGAGGTAGAGAACCAGTACAAATACTTACATGTAAAGGCTCCAAATGACGGTGTTGTTGTTGCAAAAAACATCAAAGTCGGAGAGATGGCAATGCCTGGTATGCCTGCAATTGTGCTTTCAGATTTGAGTGATTTGAAAATTTCGGCAGAAATAGCAGAGAGCAATTTAAATCTCATTCATCACGGGAAAAAAGTAAAAGTGGAGATTCCTTCTGTCGGTGTCAAAACAATCGGAACAATTACGGCAATCATTCCAAACTCCAACCCGATGACGCACACATTTAAAATCAAAGTATCATTCAAGACACTGAACAAATCAGTCTACCCTGGTATGTATGCCACTGTAACCATTGACTAA
- a CDS encoding class I SAM-dependent methyltransferase has product MKKICPLCQNSAGLLYEESQRYFTCKVCHSIFVDETDLPDAKSEKERYELHDDNAEDAGYRKFVSPITTNIEKDFSKEERGLDFGAGTSQIITKVMQEKGYTISAYDPYFHPHKELLEKKYDYIASCEVIEHFYQPAKEFALLKSMLKKNAKLYLMTDMYDESIEFSSWYYKNDPTHVFFYTKKTFEWIQKRFEFSNLFIEKRLIILSN; this is encoded by the coding sequence ATGAAGAAAATATGTCCCTTATGCCAAAACAGTGCAGGTTTGCTATACGAAGAGAGTCAAAGGTACTTTACATGTAAAGTCTGTCATTCAATATTTGTCGATGAAACAGACTTGCCGGATGCAAAAAGTGAAAAAGAACGCTATGAACTCCATGATGACAATGCCGAAGATGCAGGGTATCGAAAGTTTGTTTCTCCCATTACCACAAATATTGAAAAAGACTTTTCAAAAGAGGAGAGAGGGCTTGACTTTGGGGCCGGAACCTCGCAGATTATTACAAAGGTCATGCAGGAAAAAGGCTATACTATAAGTGCTTACGACCCTTATTTTCATCCGCACAAAGAGCTTTTAGAAAAAAAATATGATTATATTGCTTCGTGTGAAGTCATAGAGCATTTCTATCAGCCGGCAAAAGAGTTTGCACTGTTGAAATCTATGCTCAAAAAAAATGCGAAATTATACCTTATGACTGATATGTATGATGAAAGTATAGAGTTTTCTTCGTGGTATTATAAAAATGACCCGACCCATGTCTTTTTTTATACAAAAAAAACATTTGAGTGGATTCAAAAGAGATTTGAATTTTCAAACCTCTTCATTGAAAAAAGGCTGATAATCCTCTCTAACTAG
- a CDS encoding TolC family protein produces the protein MNRLISIFAFSLLLHVSASAAEALTLDQALQLLKAKNLEIKAAAFDERSAKEDIDAVSGKNWGTLTFTQDAARSNDAGNVFGFKLTSREATFGDFGFADFLTPPPGTTNVLTVQPTDLNYPGYRNLFQSKLRYEVPLFTGFMLSSYTDIMKKIKELKSLDKHKIEKQKKYELKKSFYDMALLDSSIKNLNKILDNIHILENTTEEMIAVGYAKKVDLLEVQAKKGNVERLLVQMQSNKKLLYHYISFLLNQKVEHIQTPSSEVSMPKISDAEILAHNIDLQKAATGLKITKDMLKVSQAAYYPTLGAFGEVATADNTFLGNADEHKAYTIGARLSWNLFDGGIDAAKIEKSKIEKLKMQSQVELAKKGILLKIAKIRTEIEGVDVEIASLKKELELANAIYENYEGRYKEKLVSMSDVIIKQSAQIEKILQLQIAKNKRTEKILALEKLANGED, from the coding sequence ATGAATAGACTAATAAGTATTTTTGCGTTTTCTCTGCTGTTACATGTATCTGCGTCAGCAGCCGAGGCATTGACGCTGGATCAGGCACTGCAGCTTTTAAAAGCAAAAAACCTGGAAATCAAAGCTGCTGCATTTGATGAACGCTCTGCAAAAGAGGACATTGATGCGGTATCGGGGAAAAACTGGGGAACATTGACATTCACGCAGGATGCGGCACGTTCAAATGATGCCGGAAACGTCTTTGGATTTAAACTGACTTCCCGTGAGGCGACTTTTGGCGATTTTGGGTTTGCCGATTTTTTAACGCCTCCTCCGGGAACAACTAATGTTTTAACTGTCCAACCGACAGATTTGAACTATCCTGGTTACAGAAATCTGTTTCAAAGCAAACTCAGATACGAAGTGCCTCTTTTTACAGGTTTCATGCTCAGTTCTTACACTGACATTATGAAAAAAATCAAAGAATTAAAATCTTTGGACAAACACAAGATAGAAAAACAAAAAAAGTATGAACTCAAAAAAAGCTTTTATGATATGGCTTTGCTTGATTCTTCTATAAAAAATCTCAATAAAATTCTGGACAACATCCATATTTTAGAAAATACCACAGAAGAGATGATAGCAGTTGGCTATGCAAAAAAAGTAGATTTACTTGAAGTACAAGCGAAAAAAGGCAATGTTGAAAGACTCTTGGTACAGATGCAGTCCAACAAAAAACTCTTGTACCACTACATCAGTTTTTTACTTAATCAAAAAGTTGAACATATTCAGACACCTTCATCAGAAGTAAGTATGCCAAAGATTAGTGATGCAGAAATTTTAGCACATAATATTGACTTACAAAAAGCAGCAACAGGACTCAAAATAACAAAAGATATGCTCAAAGTTTCTCAAGCAGCCTACTACCCTACACTAGGTGCTTTTGGGGAAGTTGCTACCGCAGATAATACCTTTTTAGGGAATGCAGATGAACATAAAGCCTATACCATAGGTGCACGCCTTAGCTGGAATCTTTTTGATGGTGGGATAGATGCAGCAAAAATAGAGAAATCAAAAATAGAAAAGCTCAAAATGCAGTCACAGGTTGAACTTGCAAAAAAAGGGATTCTTTTAAAAATTGCAAAAATCAGAACAGAGATAGAAGGGGTTGATGTTGAGATAGCTTCTTTGAAAAAAGAGTTGGAGTTGGCAAATGCCATTTATGAAAACTACGAAGGCAGATACAAAGAAAAACTTGTTTCCATGAGTGATGTCATCATCAAACAGTCTGCACAGATAGAAAAAATACTACAGTTGCAGATAGCAAAAAACAAAAGAACAGAAAAAATACTTGCACTTGAAAAATTAGCAAACGGAGAAGACTAA
- a CDS encoding efflux RND transporter permease subunit: MNHHKPYRPKDVAGKLAQTFLRNPLTSVLGISLLVIGYLSLMIMPREENPQMVVSGSTVIVALPGASAKEVEKIIVKPLERKLKEIKGVEHIYGTAMDNVGIVNAAFYIGERKEDSNLKIYDKIMQNADMFPKGAMKPIIKPLDIDIDIPIVSVAFYSHDKNMSQTELYDKVKQIQHHINGLNNVAVTALKGGHKHQFNIAVDLNKLSGYNLSMGQITQAVQAVSYNVPAIKNKTKENEIVMVGVKNAIEDAKDVGDIIVAQYMGSPIYLRQVAKVTNSYDIQNFKSALISKREKNGHFTPFENQVTLTVSKLQGTNAVIIADEVKKELQNYKSELDKKGISYVITRNDGERANDAVNELVMHLVLSIVIIAILLIFVLGWRESLIVTFTVPAILAITLFVAYLSGQTINRITLFAFLLSLGLLVDAAIIVIENIHRHYHSVESAHESNDEIMIKATDEIGAPTNIATLAIIMTMVPMAFVGGMMGQFMKPIPENVPVALIASLFVAYIFTPYLAVRILKRPKHDKGAH; this comes from the coding sequence ATGAATCATCATAAGCCATATAGACCTAAAGATGTCGCAGGAAAACTGGCACAAACATTTTTAAGAAACCCTCTGACTTCTGTTTTGGGAATTTCCCTGCTTGTTATCGGGTACCTTTCCTTAATGATTATGCCTCGTGAAGAGAATCCACAAATGGTTGTCAGTGGATCTACCGTTATAGTAGCTCTGCCTGGTGCAAGTGCCAAAGAGGTAGAAAAAATCATAGTCAAGCCTTTGGAACGAAAACTCAAGGAGATTAAAGGGGTAGAACACATTTACGGCACGGCTATGGATAATGTCGGAATTGTCAATGCAGCCTTTTATATCGGAGAAAGAAAAGAGGATTCAAACCTCAAAATCTATGATAAAATCATGCAAAATGCCGATATGTTTCCAAAAGGGGCGATGAAACCAATCATTAAGCCTTTGGATATTGACATTGATATTCCTATTGTCAGTGTTGCCTTTTATTCCCACGATAAAAATATGTCGCAAACAGAACTCTATGACAAAGTCAAACAAATCCAGCACCATATAAACGGTTTGAATAATGTTGCCGTTACCGCACTCAAAGGCGGTCACAAGCACCAGTTTAACATTGCAGTGGATTTGAACAAACTCTCAGGCTATAACCTCTCAATGGGACAAATCACACAGGCCGTACAGGCAGTTTCATATAATGTACCGGCAATTAAGAACAAAACAAAAGAGAATGAAATTGTCATGGTCGGCGTAAAAAATGCCATAGAAGATGCAAAAGATGTCGGGGACATCATTGTCGCACAGTATATGGGTTCTCCTATTTATTTGAGACAGGTTGCAAAAGTGACAAACTCGTATGATATTCAAAATTTCAAATCTGCCCTCATCAGCAAGAGAGAAAAAAACGGTCATTTTACGCCGTTTGAGAATCAGGTAACACTCACAGTCTCAAAACTCCAAGGAACAAATGCCGTCATTATTGCAGATGAAGTAAAAAAAGAGTTGCAAAACTATAAAAGTGAACTGGACAAAAAAGGCATCAGTTATGTCATTACCAGAAATGACGGAGAACGCGCAAATGATGCTGTAAACGAACTTGTTATGCACCTGGTCTTATCTATCGTTATTATCGCTATTTTGCTTATATTTGTACTTGGATGGAGAGAATCACTCATCGTAACCTTTACCGTTCCTGCAATTTTGGCCATTACTCTGTTTGTTGCCTATTTAAGCGGGCAGACGATTAACCGTATCACGCTCTTTGCATTTTTGCTTTCTTTGGGACTTTTAGTTGATGCTGCTATTATTGTTATCGAAAACATTCACAGACACTACCACTCTGTAGAATCTGCCCATGAAAGTAATGATGAGATTATGATAAAAGCAACAGATGAAATCGGTGCACCGACAAATATTGCCACACTTGCCATCATTATGACAATGGTACCTATGGCATTTGTCGGAGGCATGATGGGACAGTTTATGAAACCTATCCCTGAAAATGTTCCTGTAGCACTCATCGCTTCGCTTTTTGTTGCCTATATTTTCACGCCGTATCTTGCCGTGAGAATTTTAAAACGACCAAAACATGACAAAGGAGCGCATTAA
- a CDS encoding MBL fold metallo-hydrolase, whose translation MQILFDNYKVCDTCRSLWGFSAYFKEYKLLLDTGSNGRVLLQNMKELGVDVQELEYVFITHSHWDHIGGLDSIIEINPNVTLFVPSSLSKHLIKDLKSLVKDVVVCGKKPQKLFGDLYTTGLLGEEMPEQSLILDTDFATVVTGCGHFGIENITKVAREVIGKDIQCVQGGFHLLGSDDAKILATIQALKSMGVRCAKPTHCSGNRAIELFLAEKFV comes from the coding sequence ATGCAAATATTATTTGATAACTATAAAGTATGTGACACCTGCCGCTCATTGTGGGGTTTCAGTGCCTATTTTAAGGAGTATAAACTTCTGCTTGATACGGGAAGTAACGGTCGTGTTTTACTTCAAAATATGAAAGAGCTGGGTGTGGATGTGCAAGAGCTGGAGTATGTTTTTATCACGCACTCTCATTGGGATCACATAGGTGGGCTTGACAGCATCATAGAAATTAACCCTAATGTGACACTGTTTGTTCCCTCATCTCTCTCCAAACATCTCATAAAAGATTTAAAGAGCTTAGTAAAAGATGTGGTTGTATGTGGAAAAAAACCACAAAAATTATTTGGAGATTTATACACTACGGGGCTTTTAGGTGAAGAGATGCCAGAACAATCGCTCATTCTTGATACTGATTTTGCAACAGTTGTCACAGGATGTGGACATTTTGGTATAGAGAACATTACAAAAGTTGCTCGTGAAGTTATAGGTAAAGATATACAATGCGTACAAGGTGGTTTTCATCTGCTTGGTAGTGATGATGCAAAAATTCTTGCAACCATACAAGCTTTAAAATCTATGGGTGTTAGATGTGCAAAACCAACACACTGCAGTGGAAATAGGGCGATAGAGTTATTTTTAGCTGAAAAATTTGTATAA
- a CDS encoding c-type cytochrome produces MYRYMFLISILFFTACEQKSHSNLNGKQLLEQKCSKCHNIDLPPKTFQDEKAPPMMAVAFHIKDFIKASSESDKIPKSIEFVKDYVINPSASKSFCDKKSLQEYGVMPSQKGKVTEDELQAIAEYMFSHFTLKNLTEAQALQNRLAKMPKGERLALQNGCLSCHKINQELVGPSFKKIAKHYEGNISAIAKSLKSGSKGKWQGYRGAVMPAFGKRISQKNIETLSAWIAKSNKEIKR; encoded by the coding sequence ATGTATAGATATATGTTTTTAATTAGTATACTGTTTTTTACTGCATGTGAACAAAAATCTCATTCAAATCTTAACGGTAAACAACTTTTAGAGCAAAAATGTAGCAAGTGTCATAATATTGACCTGCCTCCAAAAACTTTTCAGGATGAAAAAGCACCGCCGATGATGGCGGTTGCATTTCATATAAAAGATTTTATCAAAGCAAGCAGTGAGAGTGACAAGATTCCAAAATCTATAGAGTTTGTCAAAGACTATGTGATCAATCCCAGTGCTTCAAAATCTTTTTGTGACAAAAAAAGTCTTCAGGAATATGGTGTCATGCCATCCCAAAAGGGCAAAGTAACAGAGGATGAACTCCAGGCAATAGCGGAATATATGTTTTCGCACTTTACTCTGAAAAATTTGACTGAAGCACAGGCGCTGCAAAACAGACTTGCAAAAATGCCAAAAGGCGAACGTTTGGCTTTGCAAAACGGATGTTTGAGCTGTCATAAAATAAATCAAGAGTTAGTAGGACCATCATTCAAAAAAATTGCCAAACATTATGAAGGGAATATTTCAGCAATTGCAAAAAGTCTAAAAAGTGGAAGCAAAGGAAAATGGCAAGGATACAGAGGGGCTGTTATGCCGGCTTTTGGAAAAAGAATTTCTCAGAAAAATATTGAGACTTTAAGTGCATGGATAGCAAAATCAAACAAGGAGATTAAAAGATGA